The proteins below come from a single Benincasa hispida cultivar B227 chromosome 4, ASM972705v1, whole genome shotgun sequence genomic window:
- the LOC120075329 gene encoding kinesin-like protein KIN-7N: MEKICVAVRLRPSVSEDSVHGTYWKIDDNRISLHRPHGTPISGNSYAFDHVLDESCTNGRVYELVVRDIIHAAVEGFNGTAFAYGQTSSGKTFTMNGSESDDGVIHRAVKDVFEKIHTTSDREFLIRVSYMEIYNEEINDLFAVENNKLPIHESLERGIFVAGLKEEIVSNADQVLKLIKQGEVNKHFGETNMNARSSRSHTIFRMVIESKGKDIGDNLSADSIRVSVLNLVDLAGSERIAKTGAEGARLKEGKHINKSLMILGNVINKLSEGVRQRGHIPYRDSKLTRILQPALGGNAKTSIICTIAPEEVHIEETKGTLQFASRAKRITNCVQVNEILTDAALLKRQNQEIEELRKKLQGSHAEVLEQEVLKLRNDLLKFELEREKLQMELQEERNSHKERDQRIREQQMKIESLNNLVNLSESVQNSNQSREQDSVKNTLKEDFSGSCNKSHEDGFVTPCFKAPPNAFVAKRSDYSMPPEFSPLPDAFSNVADEDTWLKLNKGYVVDLDSLQTTPARKVQSFPFNEITPGQGLSNENHEQEIQNLERRLEHAIMEKNNLQEKHEEQVLVNKKLMAEMSELQQKQRVIRELPQKMSNSLAMCKDVYMEILSSLKSAKDDENPSTVKLLSSSADIGTCLFTTLEAHLTAAMNWQSYLAVNDSLIQEQNDLLRASINSIMESLVLSETSKECAEDDIWKESLSTELDDVKKICHGLEKELVSNNQRLESSKLQYDNLEREFKLMKDERDALRKMVSESVQKLEMEKEQKENALKELNTEVQRRRDLGEGIKRFSAAFASRHRSFMSFNSEIMSKTEELKTQNHRVVFPVPKSLGG, from the exons ATGGAGAAGATATGTGTTGCTGTTCGATTGAGGCCTTCTGTATCGGAAGATTCAGTCCATGGAACGTATTGGAAGATCGACGACAATCGGATTTCGCTTCATAGACCTCACGGCACGCCAATCTCCGGCAATTCATATGCTTTTG ATCATGTGTTGGACGAAAGTTGTACAAACGGCCGTGTTTACGAACTTGTTGTTAGGGATATCATTCATGCTGCAGTTGAAGGTTTTAATG GAACCGCTTTCGCTTATGGACAGACAAGTAGTGGTAAAACTTTTACCATGAATGGTTCTGAAAGTGACGACGGGGTTATTCATAGAGCAGTGAAAGACGTGTTTGAAAAAATTCACACG ACATCAGATCGAGAATTTCTGATTAGAGTTTCCTACATGGAAATTTATAACGAAGAGATTAATGATCTTTTTGCTGTTGAGAACAATAAATTGCCAATTCATGAGAGCCTAGAG CGTGGGATATTTGTTGCAGGTCTCAAGGAGGAAATTGTTAGTAATGCTGATCAGGttttaaagctcatcaagcaggGTGAAG TGAATAAACATTTCGGTGAAACAAATATGAATGCAAGGAGCAGTAGGTCACACACAATATTCAGAATG GTAATTGAAAGCAAGGGGAAGGACATCGGTGATAATTTGAGTGCCGATTCGATACGTGTTTCTGTATTG AATTTGGTAGACCTAGCTGGGTCTGAGCGTATCGCTAAAACTGGAGCCGAAGGAGCACGCTTGAAAGAAGGCAAGCATATCAATAAGAGTTTAATGATTCTTGGGAATGTTATTAATAAGCTAAGCGAGGGGGTTAGGCAGAG GGGACACATTCCCTATCGAGACAGTAAATTGACACGCATACTCCAGCCGGCTCTAGGTGGTAATGCTAAGACTTCAATAATATGCACCATAGCTCCAGAAGAG GTACATATAGAAGAAACAAAAGGAACTCTCCAGTTTGCTAGCAGAGCAAAGCGCATCACCAATTGTGTTCAAGTGAATGAG ATTTTGACAGATGCAGCGTTATTGAAGCGTCAGAATCAAGAGATAGAGGAATTGCGTAAAAAACTTCAG GGATCACATGCAGAAGTACTTGAGCAGGAGGTTTTGAAATTAAGAAACGATTTGTTGAAG TTCGAACTTGAACGTGAAAAGTTGCAAATGGAACTTCAAGAGGAGAGGAACTCACACAAAGAACGCGATCAACGTATCAGGGAGCAACAGATGAAAATAGAAAGTCTCAATAATCTTGTCAATCTTTCAGAGTCCGTACAAAACTCCAATCAAAGTCGG GAACAAGATTCCGTGAAAAACACTCTCAAGGAAGATTTTAGTGGTAGTTGTAATAAAAGCCATGAAGATGGATTCGTAACGCCTTGTTTCAAGGCACCTCCTAATGCTTTTGTTGCCAAGCGATCTGATTATTCTATGCCTCCTGAGTTTAGCCCTCTTCCAGATGCTTTCAGCAATGTAGCAGATGAGGATACTTGGTTGAAATTGAATAAAGGTTACGTTGTGGACCTTGATTCACTTCAAACGACTCCTGCAAGAAAAGTGCAATCGTTTCCATTCAATGAAATAACTCCT GGTCAGGGTCTCTCCAATGAGAACCATGAACAAGAGATTCAAAATCTTGAGAGACGACTGGAGCATGCcatcatggagaaaaataaTCTTCAG GAAAAGCATGAAGAGCAAGTTCTTGTTAACAAGAAACTGATGGCAGAGATGTCAGAGCTTCAACAAAAACAGCGAGTAATCAGAGAACTTCCACAAAAAATGTCCAATTCTTTGGCGATGTGCAAAGATGTTTACATGGAAATCCTATCTTCCCTGAAG AGTGCCAAAGACGATGAGAATCCCTCAACTGTAAAATTGTTGTCAAGCTCCGCTGATATTGGAACGTGTCTCTTTACTACTCTGGAGGCTCATTTAACTGCAGCCATGAATTGGCAGAGTTATCTAGCAGTGAATGATTCACTTATTCAAGAACAAAATGACCTACTTCGTGCGAGCATAAATAGCATAATGGAATCCCTTGTGCTATCAGAAACATCAAAGGAATGTGCTGAAGATGACATTTGGAAGGAAAGTTTGAGTACTGAACTGGATGATGTCAAGAAAATATGTCATGGCCTCGAGAAAGAGCTAGTATCCAACAACCAACGTTTGGAGTCATCCAAGCTACAATATGACAACTTAGAAAGAGAATTCAAGCTCATGAAAGATGAAAGAGACGCTTTGCGTAAAATGGTGTCTGAATCTGTTCAGAAGCTAGAGATGGAGAAGGAGCAGAAAGAAAATGCATTAAAGGAACTGAACACTGAAGTCCAGAGACGAAGAGATCTAGGAGAAGGGATTAAGCGATTCAGTGCAGCATTTGCCTCTCGACACAGGTCATTCATGTCATTCAACAGTGAGATAATGTCCAAAACTGAGGAACTGAAGACCCAAAATCATCGGGTTGTTTTTCCTGTTCCCAAATCTCTTGGGGGCTGA